From Sporosarcina sp. 6E9, a single genomic window includes:
- a CDS encoding dual specificity protein phosphatase family protein, which produces MTTKKYEALVPGRIFVGGIDAIDELLENEKIDVIYDLRAEVKGSLSSDVSVLQPIVDEADNLDESIKAAVTAVMNAYHSDKNVFFHCNTGRGRAGTIATATLLELRQADTVDEAEHKAKEIRPQIKVRPQFKEALKRIYKD; this is translated from the coding sequence ATGACAACTAAAAAATATGAAGCACTCGTACCTGGCCGAATTTTCGTAGGGGGTATCGATGCGATTGATGAACTACTTGAGAATGAAAAGATTGATGTAATCTATGATTTGCGTGCAGAGGTAAAGGGGTCTCTCTCAAGCGACGTAAGTGTCCTTCAGCCAATTGTCGATGAGGCAGACAATCTGGATGAATCGATTAAAGCAGCAGTAACAGCCGTAATGAATGCCTATCATTCCGATAAAAATGTTTTTTTCCATTGTAATACTGGTCGCGGTAGAGCTGGGACTATTGCTACAGCAACCTTACTCGAACTCAGACAAGCAGATACTGTCGATGAAGCTGAACACAAAGCGAAAGAAATTCGACCTCAAATTAAAGTTCGACCCCAATTCAAAGAAGCATTAAAAAGAATATATAAAGATTGA
- a CDS encoding MFS transporter — protein MSTKTKSIVGNPVYPVMFAIGGVHLLNDSLQAVIPAMFPILEESMGLSFTQLGLIAFALNMVASVLQPVVGYISDRKPRPYALPVGMTFSLVGIAGLAFAPEYWMILVFVILLGFGSAVFHPEGSRVSFMAAGSKRGLSQSIYQVGGNSGQALAPLISAFILVPLGQKGAAIFILVAALAIFILMKISAWYKEQLVQEKLNNRKRVILSTMANLTKKQVGVALGLLLVIIFARSFYVISITNFYIFHLIKSYGLSISQGQLCIFLFLALGAAGTFFGGPMADKIGRKNVIVLSLLLPIPFSILLPYVPLWAVIVLLSIIGFFIMLSFSVTVVYSQELVPSKIGTMAGLTVGLAFGMGAIGSVVIGILMDHIGIYNTMIVISFLPIIGLVGLALPRDQKVVAAK, from the coding sequence ATGTCTACAAAAACAAAATCGATCGTTGGTAATCCAGTTTATCCAGTTATGTTTGCAATCGGTGGCGTTCATTTACTTAATGATTCATTACAAGCAGTTATTCCTGCCATGTTCCCGATACTTGAAGAAAGCATGGGATTGTCTTTTACTCAATTAGGCCTGATCGCATTTGCATTAAATATGGTTGCATCTGTCCTACAGCCCGTCGTGGGTTATATTAGTGATCGGAAACCTAGACCCTATGCACTTCCGGTTGGGATGACCTTTTCACTCGTTGGAATAGCCGGACTTGCATTTGCTCCGGAATATTGGATGATTCTTGTATTCGTGATATTACTTGGATTTGGATCGGCAGTTTTTCATCCGGAAGGTTCCCGTGTTTCATTCATGGCGGCGGGATCGAAGAGGGGACTATCGCAATCCATCTATCAAGTTGGCGGTAATTCAGGTCAAGCTCTTGCACCGTTAATCAGTGCATTCATATTGGTGCCACTTGGACAAAAGGGTGCCGCGATATTTATATTGGTTGCTGCACTAGCAATCTTTATATTGATGAAAATATCTGCCTGGTATAAAGAGCAACTTGTCCAAGAAAAGTTGAACAATCGCAAACGTGTCATTTTATCTACAATGGCGAACTTAACGAAAAAACAAGTGGGTGTCGCGCTCGGCTTATTGTTGGTTATTATATTTGCAAGGTCATTTTATGTGATCAGCATTACGAACTTTTACATATTTCATTTAATAAAATCTTACGGGCTCTCCATTTCTCAAGGGCAGTTATGCATCTTTCTGTTTTTAGCGCTTGGGGCGGCAGGAACGTTTTTTGGCGGACCGATGGCAGATAAAATTGGACGAAAAAACGTTATTGTTCTTTCACTATTATTGCCCATTCCATTTAGTATTTTGTTGCCATATGTTCCGTTGTGGGCGGTTATCGTATTGCTGAGCATCATTGGCTTTTTTATTATGTTGAGCTTTTCAGTCACGGTCGTTTATTCACAGGAGCTTGTGCCAAGTAAAATAGGGACAATGGCTGGATTAACTGTAGGACTTGCTTTTGGCATGGGGGCTATCGGGTCGGTAGTGATCGGAATATTAATGGACCATATCGGAATTTACAACACAATGATTGTTATTTCTTTCCTTCCGATTATTGGTCTTGTAGGTTTAGCGTTGCCACGAGATCAAAAAGTTGTTGCAGCTAAATAA
- a CDS encoding DUF4163 domain-containing protein, whose translation MKFPVRIITKKIPHNSPNVNVYFPAVTNLNNPDAQAKINHGIMTLLNEILIEQSYYKPELVEMVAYYEIKNNQRGILSLNLIVYSFTGGAHGMTIIKSLTFDTATGKKYTLKDLFKDGSNYVEQISAIIKVDIKKWKIQLLD comes from the coding sequence GTGAAGTTTCCTGTTCGAATTATTACTAAAAAGATTCCACATAACTCACCGAATGTAAATGTCTATTTTCCCGCCGTTACCAACTTAAATAATCCGGATGCCCAAGCTAAAATCAATCACGGAATCATGACGTTATTAAATGAAATCCTAATCGAGCAAAGTTACTATAAACCCGAACTAGTTGAAATGGTAGCTTACTACGAGATTAAAAATAATCAACGGGGCATTCTTAGTTTAAACCTGATTGTTTACTCCTTTACTGGCGGCGCACATGGCATGACAATTATTAAATCGCTGACATTTGACACCGCCACAGGAAAAAAATATACATTAAAAGACTTGTTTAAAGACGGTAGCAATTACGTAGAACAGATATCTGCGATTATTAAAGTAGACATCAAGAAATGGAAAATTCAATTGCTCGACTAA
- a CDS encoding threonine/serine dehydratase, with protein MVTLEDVKKAQLGNKEFVHYTPMLTSAQLDDLCGNRVFLKAEHLQKTGSFKIRGAANKAQEAVRQGAQYITAASSGNHGQAVAYMANKLGIQATIVIPEDANAVKIAAIEAYNGKIVKCGTTSAERIPKAMEIAAQNDGVFIPPYDDPYIIAGQGTVGIEILEQVPNAEIIVVPVGGGGLISGILSAVKQLNPKIKVVGVEPDTANDTFLSFQTGEITAIPATTTIADGLRTSQPGDLTFPIVKEYLDDLVLVSEEEIKNAFHFIVERTKQVIEPSSAVTIAAILSGKLNVEDKHIVAILSGGNVDLRQINDFMSKK; from the coding sequence ATGGTGACATTGGAAGATGTAAAGAAAGCCCAGCTTGGAAATAAAGAATTTGTGCATTACACGCCGATGCTGACTTCTGCACAATTAGATGATCTTTGTGGGAACCGGGTTTTCTTGAAAGCGGAGCATTTGCAAAAGACGGGTTCATTCAAAATTCGAGGGGCTGCGAATAAGGCTCAGGAAGCTGTGAGACAGGGAGCGCAATATATTACGGCGGCGTCCTCTGGAAATCACGGACAAGCAGTTGCATATATGGCAAATAAATTAGGAATTCAAGCGACCATCGTCATTCCCGAAGATGCAAATGCAGTGAAAATTGCAGCGATTGAAGCGTACAATGGGAAAATCGTTAAATGCGGAACAACTTCAGCTGAACGGATTCCAAAAGCGATGGAAATTGCAGCACAAAATGATGGCGTCTTTATCCCGCCTTATGATGATCCATATATAATTGCGGGACAGGGAACGGTGGGAATTGAAATATTAGAACAGGTTCCCAATGCTGAGATTATCGTCGTGCCTGTTGGCGGCGGGGGATTAATCAGTGGGATTTTATCAGCGGTGAAGCAACTTAATCCGAAGATAAAAGTCGTCGGGGTTGAACCAGACACCGCGAACGATACTTTTTTGTCTTTCCAAACGGGTGAAATCACTGCGATTCCTGCAACAACAACGATAGCGGATGGCCTTCGTACATCTCAACCTGGAGATTTGACGTTTCCTATCGTGAAAGAATATCTAGATGACCTTGTACTTGTATCAGAGGAAGAGATAAAAAATGCTTTTCATTTTATAGTAGAACGCACAAAACAGGTCATCGAGCCGTCCAGTGCGGTGACAATTGCAGCGATTCTTTCAGGGAAGTTAAATGTCGAGGACAAACATATTGTTGCTATTTTATCTGGAGGCAATGTTGATTTGCGACAGATAAATGATTTTATGTCTAAGAAATAA
- a CDS encoding RsiV family protein — MRPEHDFYIADTSLVVYFQLYEITPYYLGFPYFPIPILDVADIIKPNSPLDTMITFT; from the coding sequence ATTCGTCCCGAACATGATTTCTATATTGCGGATACATCCCTAGTTGTTTATTTCCAACTCTATGAGATCACGCCTTATTACTTAGGTTTCCCTTACTTTCCGATACCTATTTTAGATGTCGCAGATATTATAAAACCCAATAGTCCGCTAGATACAATGATTACATTTACCTGA
- a CDS encoding SOS response-associated peptidase: protein MCGRFTLFAPYYDIVERFDIESAFDESDYVPSYNIAPSQQVVAIVNDGEKNRLGHLRWGLIPPWAKDEKIGYKMINARAESVSERPSYKNAFKKKRCIIPADSFYEWKNTENGKIPMRFKLKSNDIFSLAGLWESWKSAEGQTIHTCTVITTQPNELVKPVHNRMPVILRPEDEAAWLSPNLEDFDFLGNLLVPFDEGKMDAYPVSSSVNSPRNNDESLIIQVK from the coding sequence ATGTGCGGAAGATTTACTTTATTCGCCCCGTATTATGATATTGTCGAACGATTTGATATTGAGTCGGCGTTCGATGAAAGCGATTATGTGCCAAGTTATAATATCGCGCCTTCGCAACAAGTGGTCGCCATCGTGAATGATGGTGAGAAAAATAGGTTGGGTCATTTACGCTGGGGGTTAATACCGCCATGGGCGAAAGATGAAAAGATTGGTTATAAAATGATTAATGCTAGAGCGGAATCAGTATCGGAAAGGCCTAGTTATAAAAATGCATTTAAAAAGAAAAGATGTATTATTCCAGCCGACTCATTTTATGAATGGAAAAATACAGAAAATGGAAAAATCCCGATGCGTTTTAAATTAAAATCAAACGATATATTTTCTTTAGCAGGCTTATGGGAATCATGGAAATCGGCTGAAGGACAAACAATCCATACATGCACTGTTATAACGACACAACCAAATGAACTGGTTAAGCCGGTCCATAATAGAATGCCAGTCATTTTAAGGCCTGAGGATGAAGCGGCATGGTTGTCGCCGAATTTAGAAGATTTCGATTTCCTGGGCAATTTACTTGTACCGTTTGATGAAGGGAAAATGGATGCGTATCCAGTATCATCTTCTGTTAATTCTCCAAGAAATAACGATGAATCATTGATAATTCAAGTGAAATAA
- a CDS encoding YkvA family protein codes for MSEKKDYEEVLRTMDSEKAIQNMDKHYSDKKFWNKLKKFGKKAGQKTVYYSLLLFYTAKDPRVPNSSKMIIVGALGYLIFPVDLIPDFIPVVGLADDATVIAAAVYKVVQHIDDEIKNKTKQKYSEFFGDTSAIEI; via the coding sequence ATGTCGGAGAAAAAAGATTATGAGGAAGTATTAAGAACAATGGATTCTGAGAAGGCGATTCAAAATATGGACAAACATTATTCTGATAAGAAATTTTGGAATAAATTGAAGAAGTTTGGCAAAAAAGCAGGGCAAAAGACAGTCTATTATAGCTTGCTTCTATTTTACACAGCTAAAGATCCGAGAGTACCCAACTCTTCTAAAATGATTATTGTCGGAGCGTTAGGTTATCTAATTTTCCCAGTCGACCTCATACCGGATTTCATACCTGTAGTAGGTCTAGCTGATGATGCGACTGTAATTGCGGCAGCCGTTTATAAAGTAGTTCAGCATATTGATGATGAGATTAAAAATAAAACTAAGCAAAAGTATAGCGAGTTTTTCGGGGATACATCCGCTATTGAAATTTAA
- a CDS encoding S-adenosyl-l-methionine hydroxide adenosyltransferase family protein: MTKGLLVFQSDFGNSDGAVSAMHGVANTVQPGLSIFEITHQIPQYNLWEASYRLLQTIRYWPEGTVFVSIVDPGVGSDRRAVVAKTTNGQYIITPDNGTLTHVKQFIGITEVRDIDETVNRLPNSGESHTFHGRDIFAYTGARLASGVINYENVGPAFNTTEIVSLPLKNSSIEDEVITGNVDIIDRPFGNLWTNISRKQFIEIAEQHGDSFEVTITTDGRTIYNNIMTYGRSFADLHIGEPLVYVNSLDNIGIAINQGSFADAYRIGTGTNWEVVIRKAPRIVYE; the protein is encoded by the coding sequence ATGACAAAAGGTTTATTAGTTTTTCAATCGGATTTTGGTAATAGCGATGGTGCCGTGAGCGCAATGCACGGGGTGGCAAACACAGTTCAACCTGGACTCTCTATTTTTGAAATTACGCATCAAATTCCACAGTACAATTTATGGGAAGCGTCTTATCGATTGCTCCAGACAATTAGATATTGGCCAGAAGGAACTGTATTTGTATCGATTGTCGATCCAGGGGTTGGTTCAGACCGTCGTGCTGTTGTTGCAAAAACCACGAACGGCCAATATATTATAACGCCGGATAATGGTACGCTGACACATGTAAAACAATTCATCGGAATAACTGAAGTTAGAGACATTGACGAGACCGTAAACAGACTACCAAACTCAGGTGAATCTCATACATTCCATGGTCGAGACATTTTCGCTTATACGGGCGCCCGACTCGCTTCAGGCGTGATTAACTATGAGAATGTTGGACCAGCATTCAATACGACTGAAATTGTATCATTGCCACTTAAAAATTCATCAATTGAAGATGAAGTTATTACAGGCAATGTTGACATTATCGATAGACCGTTCGGAAATCTATGGACGAACATTAGCCGGAAACAATTTATTGAAATTGCAGAGCAACATGGAGATTCATTTGAAGTGACAATTACAACGGACGGACGCACAATTTACAACAACATCATGACATACGGTCGCTCGTTTGCAGATTTGCATATCGGTGAACCACTTGTCTATGTAAACTCACTAGACAATATTGGGATTGCGATCAACCAAGGATCTTTTGCAGACGCATATCGTATTGGAACGGGAACGAATTGGGAAGTTGTCATTCGTAAGGCACCGCGTATTGTTTATGAATAA
- a CDS encoding MFS transporter, with amino-acid sequence MSKDQQKKLLILMINMFIAVGSFGIIIPILPAYLLSIGEGGKAAGLMIAIFAGAQLVMSPIAGKWADQYGRRIMIIAGLSGLALSMFVFYFSDSITVLYLSRVIGGIGAALLIPAIFAYVADITTMDQRAKGNSMISAAMSLGIVIGPGIGGFLADFGLKMPLLVSAIVGLAAVVFSWVMLKESRDEEVELNAVNSEPMVKEIIQSFSKPFFVPLLITLVMSFGLMAYESVLGLFVDNEFGASPKDIAILVTSTGIVSTIIQLFAVDRVVRRFGEPAVLTIFLGVVAVGFLLSIFATTYVMFFAVTLIIFLSTSMLRPVLTTLISKLAGNEQGFAMGMNNAYMSIGNVLGPVLAGILFDFNIIYPFILGLIVLVLTTIGSMRWKAPKNIIS; translated from the coding sequence TTGTCTAAAGATCAACAAAAAAAGTTATTGATATTGATGATAAATATGTTTATTGCTGTAGGAAGTTTCGGTATTATCATTCCGATTTTACCTGCTTATTTACTTTCAATTGGTGAGGGTGGAAAAGCTGCTGGCCTAATGATTGCGATATTTGCTGGTGCACAATTAGTCATGTCGCCGATTGCTGGGAAATGGGCGGATCAGTATGGGCGGAGAATCATGATAATTGCGGGCCTTAGTGGACTAGCACTTTCTATGTTCGTTTTTTATTTTTCAGATTCAATTACAGTATTGTATTTATCTAGAGTTATCGGCGGGATAGGAGCTGCGCTGTTAATTCCCGCGATATTTGCCTATGTAGCTGATATTACAACGATGGATCAGCGTGCAAAAGGCAATAGTATGATATCAGCTGCGATGTCGCTTGGAATTGTTATCGGACCGGGAATAGGTGGATTTCTTGCGGATTTCGGTTTGAAAATGCCTTTATTGGTCTCGGCGATTGTAGGTTTAGCGGCAGTCGTTTTCTCTTGGGTCATGCTAAAAGAAAGCCGCGATGAAGAAGTTGAATTGAATGCGGTCAATTCGGAACCGATGGTGAAAGAAATTATTCAATCGTTTAGTAAACCATTTTTTGTCCCGCTTTTGATTACGCTTGTTATGAGTTTCGGATTAATGGCTTATGAATCGGTGCTCGGGCTGTTTGTTGACAATGAATTCGGTGCATCGCCAAAAGATATTGCCATTCTTGTGACGTCCACTGGTATTGTGAGTACAATCATCCAATTATTTGCGGTGGACCGGGTTGTTCGTAGGTTTGGTGAACCAGCTGTGTTGACAATTTTTCTAGGCGTAGTTGCAGTTGGCTTTTTATTATCAATATTTGCTACAACATATGTGATGTTTTTTGCAGTTACGTTAATCATCTTTCTTTCCACCTCGATGTTGCGTCCAGTATTGACCACACTCATATCCAAGTTAGCAGGGAATGAACAAGGGTTTGCGATGGGTATGAACAACGCATATATGAGTATCGGTAATGTTTTAGGACCAGTACTTGCTGGTATTTTGTTTGATTTTAATATTATTTATCCATTTATTTTAGGGCTAATCGTTCTTGTATTAACAACGATTGGGTCGATGCGGTGGAAAGCGCCAAAAAATATAATTTCATAA
- a CDS encoding NAD-dependent protein deacylase: protein MLVDLLEKSNYIVVYTGAGMSTESGLPDFRSANTGLWEKEDPTQIASTEALNRDVEKFFQFYRERVIGVKDCKPHNGHDILAKWEKDGLIQSIITQNVDGFHSEAGSENVMELHGTLQKVHCETCKKEYGSEMYESETFYCGCGGKLRPSIVLFGEGLPEETFMKAVEESEKADLFIVLGSSLTVTPANQFPLIAKENGAKLLIVNMDPTHFDDLADVVINDQKIGEVLAEIDRHLVKK from the coding sequence TTGTTAGTAGATTTACTAGAGAAATCAAATTATATTGTCGTGTACACGGGTGCGGGCATGTCCACTGAGAGTGGGTTGCCAGATTTTCGTTCGGCTAACACAGGGCTTTGGGAAAAGGAAGATCCTACACAAATTGCGAGTACGGAAGCTTTGAATCGCGACGTGGAAAAGTTCTTCCAATTTTATCGAGAACGCGTAATCGGCGTGAAAGATTGCAAGCCACATAATGGGCATGACATTTTAGCGAAATGGGAAAAAGATGGATTAATCCAAAGTATTATCACACAAAACGTGGATGGTTTTCATTCAGAGGCAGGATCTGAGAATGTTATGGAGCTTCACGGGACATTGCAGAAAGTACATTGTGAGACATGTAAGAAAGAATACGGAAGTGAGATGTACGAATCTGAAACTTTCTATTGCGGATGCGGCGGTAAATTACGTCCTTCTATTGTATTATTTGGCGAAGGACTTCCAGAAGAAACGTTCATGAAAGCAGTCGAGGAAAGTGAAAAAGCGGATCTTTTTATTGTGCTAGGTTCTTCGTTGACGGTCACACCGGCAAATCAATTTCCGTTAATTGCAAAAGAAAACGGTGCTAAACTATTAATCGTTAATATGGATCCGACACATTTCGACGATTTAGCGGATGTTGTGATTAATGATCAGAAAATAGGAGAAGTCCTCGCTGAAATCGATCGTCATTTAGTGAAGAAATAA
- a CDS encoding BCCT family transporter → MNKNRGRCVLDKKFWKNPVFSISATVVLVLVILGSINPNKFRIVAEKLYGFTTINFGWFYLLAVFIVIVFLVALAISKYGAIRIGGDDERPDYPFFTWIGMLFSAGFGVGLVFWGVAEPMSHYFTSPIDGVEPQTEEAARIAMSYSFFHWGISQWAIFAIVGLVIGFLQFRKKRDGLISTALEPLMGSNKTVKTTIDSLAVIATVMGVATSLGLGILQMSGGLQSVFKIGNTFGVQLMIALIVFIAYMISATTGLNKGIRYLGNFNLGMAIALLLFIFAVGPKVFILDTFTLAIGDFISNFVQYSLRLQPYKGGTWVRDWTIFYWAWTIAWSPFVGAFVARVSKGRTIREFIAGVMVIPPVFACMWIATLGGTALYNDLNNGTKIAEAVDADITSAIFATFEYVPFSGLISALSILLIFTFLVTSADSATYILASMTTKGSLLPPLVVKMVWGVLMSAISVVLLYAGGLEALQSASLVSALPFTLLLLLLVFSMGKLLKREPITVRSSDVRRFTRIEKEAKKRAIEKDLNKRK, encoded by the coding sequence ATGAATAAAAATAGGGGTCGGTGTGTTTTGGATAAAAAGTTTTGGAAGAATCCAGTTTTTTCAATATCAGCAACAGTCGTTTTAGTTTTAGTTATTCTCGGATCAATTAATCCTAATAAGTTCAGAATTGTAGCCGAGAAGCTTTACGGATTCACAACGATTAATTTTGGTTGGTTTTATTTACTAGCGGTTTTTATCGTAATTGTATTTCTGGTCGCACTGGCGATTAGTAAGTATGGCGCTATTCGGATTGGCGGAGATGATGAACGGCCGGATTATCCATTTTTCACTTGGATTGGTATGTTATTCTCAGCGGGATTTGGTGTTGGATTGGTTTTCTGGGGTGTCGCAGAACCGATGAGCCATTATTTCACTTCACCAATTGATGGTGTAGAACCGCAGACTGAAGAAGCAGCGCGAATTGCAATGAGCTATTCATTTTTTCATTGGGGAATCTCTCAATGGGCAATCTTTGCAATTGTTGGACTTGTAATTGGTTTTTTACAGTTCCGAAAGAAAAGAGATGGACTTATATCTACGGCATTGGAGCCGCTGATGGGCTCTAACAAAACAGTAAAAACAACAATCGATTCATTAGCAGTTATTGCGACTGTAATGGGGGTAGCAACCTCGCTCGGTCTTGGAATTTTACAGATGAGCGGTGGGTTGCAATCTGTTTTTAAAATTGGAAATACATTCGGTGTCCAATTAATGATTGCGCTAATTGTTTTCATCGCGTATATGATTTCAGCCACAACAGGTTTAAACAAAGGGATTCGCTATTTGGGGAATTTTAACTTAGGAATGGCAATCGCGTTATTGCTCTTTATTTTTGCAGTTGGACCTAAAGTTTTCATTTTAGATACATTTACGTTGGCGATTGGCGATTTTATTTCGAATTTCGTTCAATATAGCTTAAGATTGCAACCATATAAAGGTGGTACGTGGGTACGTGATTGGACAATATTTTATTGGGCTTGGACGATTGCTTGGTCTCCATTTGTCGGCGCATTCGTTGCTCGCGTATCGAAAGGTAGGACGATACGGGAATTCATAGCAGGCGTAATGGTGATTCCACCTGTCTTTGCTTGCATGTGGATCGCGACTTTAGGAGGGACGGCTTTATATAATGATTTGAATAATGGGACTAAAATTGCTGAAGCAGTTGATGCGGATATCACGTCTGCAATCTTTGCAACCTTTGAATATGTTCCGTTTTCAGGTTTGATTTCCGCTTTATCAATCTTGTTAATTTTTACTTTCCTTGTGACGTCAGCAGATTCTGCTACTTATATATTAGCGAGTATGACGACAAAGGGAAGTTTATTACCACCGCTAGTCGTTAAGATGGTTTGGGGAGTTCTTATGTCAGCAATTTCTGTTGTTCTTTTGTATGCAGGCGGTTTGGAGGCATTGCAATCAGCTTCGCTCGTATCCGCTTTGCCGTTCACATTATTATTATTGCTCTTAGTTTTCTCAATGGGGAAACTGCTAAAGCGAGAACCGATTACGGTTCGCTCATCTGATGTTCGACGCTTTACTCGAATTGAAAAGGAAGCAAAGAAAAGAGCGATTGAAAAAGATTTGAATAAAAGAAAATAA
- a CDS encoding nitroreductase, which yields MNIHEAIKTRRSVPLLEDKKVPTELIEQIIEAGTYAPNHFRTEPWRFFVLSGEGRTKLGDVFVDITKSELEELESDASQTKIERSQNNPLRSPVIIAVGVEPSDRNRVILKEEFAAVNAGVQNMLLTAHALGLGAIWRTGSICYNKKVAEFFGLSQQGEIVAFIYLGYPDIEPAPRNRTDAKELTTWIG from the coding sequence TTGAACATACATGAAGCGATTAAGACACGAAGAAGTGTCCCATTATTGGAAGATAAAAAGGTCCCAACTGAACTAATTGAACAAATTATTGAAGCAGGTACGTATGCTCCCAATCATTTCCGAACAGAACCATGGCGATTTTTTGTTTTATCAGGTGAAGGCCGAACAAAGTTGGGAGATGTCTTCGTAGACATTACAAAATCTGAACTAGAAGAGTTAGAATCGGATGCTAGTCAGACAAAAATTGAACGTAGCCAAAATAACCCGCTTCGTTCCCCAGTCATTATCGCAGTAGGCGTTGAACCGAGCGACCGAAATAGAGTAATTTTAAAAGAAGAATTTGCTGCAGTAAATGCTGGCGTCCAGAATATGTTGTTGACTGCACATGCACTCGGTCTTGGTGCAATCTGGCGCACAGGCTCAATTTGCTACAACAAAAAAGTGGCTGAATTTTTCGGCCTCTCACAACAAGGGGAAATCGTCGCATTTATTTATTTAGGCTATCCCGATATAGAACCCGCCCCTAGAAATCGTACAGATGCAAAAGAACTTACAACTTGGATAGGTTAA
- a CDS encoding ketopantoate reductase family protein — protein MNVLIVGAGAIGGYFGGRLLEKGRDVTFLVRESRKASLEKNGLKIVSNHGNSVQKPKLITTSNQTEETYDLIILSTKSYHLEQAIKDIQRFTNENTMILPLLNGIAHIDRLTESFGDDAVIGGLCFIETTLDDNGTIIQKSPIHHLVYGELTGKITPRIKALQSLFEGANAFFEPSETIKQDMWQKYLFITTLSGITSLMESPVGPIMEITNGRKTVESLLNEIATVMYKIGAPIEDTIVNDLVGKIGSMSYDMKSSMQRDMEKSLPLEADHLQGYLLYHAHKQNIPVPILETIYTKLKLYENNRT, from the coding sequence TTGAATGTTCTAATCGTAGGGGCTGGTGCAATCGGCGGCTATTTTGGGGGAAGACTTTTGGAAAAAGGCCGAGATGTTACTTTTCTAGTAAGAGAAAGCCGAAAAGCGAGTCTCGAAAAAAATGGTTTGAAAATTGTCAGCAACCATGGAAACTCCGTACAAAAGCCAAAACTTATTACGACATCAAATCAAACGGAAGAAACTTATGATTTGATCATACTTTCCACTAAATCCTATCATCTCGAGCAAGCCATCAAAGATATCCAACGATTTACCAATGAAAACACAATGATTTTACCGCTATTAAATGGAATTGCACATATTGACCGGTTAACCGAATCTTTTGGCGATGATGCAGTCATTGGTGGTCTTTGTTTTATTGAAACTACACTGGACGATAACGGGACCATTATCCAAAAAAGCCCGATTCACCACTTGGTTTATGGTGAACTGACGGGTAAAATAACACCAAGAATCAAAGCACTTCAATCTCTCTTTGAAGGCGCTAATGCATTTTTCGAGCCAAGTGAAACGATTAAACAAGATATGTGGCAAAAATACTTATTTATCACGACATTGTCCGGCATCACTTCACTCATGGAATCACCTGTTGGACCCATTATGGAAATAACGAACGGCCGCAAAACGGTTGAGTCATTACTGAATGAAATCGCTACTGTTATGTACAAAATCGGAGCACCAATAGAAGACACAATTGTAAATGATTTAGTAGGAAAAATTGGCAGTATGTCGTACGATATGAAATCATCTATGCAAAGAGATATGGAAAAATCACTCCCATTAGAAGCAGACCATCTACAAGGTTATTTGTTGTATCACGCCCACAAGCAAAACATACCCGTGCCAATTCTAGAAACGATTTATACCAAACTAAAATTATATGAAAATAATAGAACTTAA